In Pirellulales bacterium, the sequence CGTTTTGCCTGGAGGAATTGATGACGGATGGGGCCGATGGTTCATCGGGCCACAGAAACAATCCGGTGACTTGTTGAAGGCTAGCTGATTTGCCATGCCCGAGTGGACCGCCGAACAAATTGCTCAAGCGGCGTTCGATCGTGATTTGATCGACGAGCAGCAGTTCCGTCAGGTTCTGGCGGAATCCGGCAGCCTTGACTGCGACCCGGAGCAAGCCAAGCAGGCCATGGTGCGGCGCGGGCTGCTGACCAATTACCAACTGGAAAAGCTGCTCCGCGGCGACCGCACCGGCTTCTTCTATGGCAAATACAAATCGTTGTATTTGATCGGCCGCGGCACTTTCGCCCGAGTGTTTCGCGCAGTGCACCGCGACACAGGCGAGGTCCGCGCCGTAAAGGTGCTGCGGAACACCCATTTCGTTGATCCAGAAAAGCGCGAGCAGTTTCTGCGCGAAGGCGAAATGGGCTGCACGCTGCGGCATCCCAACATTGTGCCCATTTACGAAGCGGTTTCCGACTCCGCCAAGTGTTACATCGTGATGGAGTTTATCGAAGGCCGCAATCTCCGTGAAGACCTCAAAGTTCACACGCGGTTCGATGTCGCCAAGGCCATCCGCATCACCATCGATATTTGTCGCGGACTCGATTACGCCTTTCAGCGCGGCATTTCGCACAAAGATTTGAAAACGTCCAACGTGTTGCTTTCCAGCATGGGGCAAGCCAAGCTGCTTGATTTCGGCCTGGCGGGCGCCGACCCCAACTCCAGCGACGCCGAATTGGCCAAATTGGAAAATCCCCGCACCATCGATTACGCGGCCTTGGAACGCAGCACGGGAGTCCGCAAGGACGACATGCGCAGCGACATCTTTTTTCTCGGTTGCA encodes:
- a CDS encoding serine/threonine-protein kinase, which translates into the protein MPEWTAEQIAQAAFDRDLIDEQQFRQVLAESGSLDCDPEQAKQAMVRRGLLTNYQLEKLLRGDRTGFFYGKYKSLYLIGRGTFARVFRAVHRDTGEVRAVKVLRNTHFVDPEKREQFLREGEMGCTLRHPNIVPIYEAVSDSAKCYIVMEFIEGRNLREDLKVHTRFDVAKAIRITIDICRGLDYAFQRGISHKDLKTSNVLLSSMGQAKLLDFGLAGADPNSSDAELAKLENPRTIDYAALERSTGVRKDDMRSDIFFLGCILYNMLSGKPALEETQDRLARLSRNRFDALVPIATLMPELPGDVVAVVNKSAQFYPDLRYQTPAEMLRDLKKITSRESVNGNGKAAETGSLPGKQRTLMIVEPNFQAQEALRNHFKQKGFRVLVTSDPLRPASLFTDDHQPADCVIFSTSNLGDEALQAFNDFGDQPTTKSVPAILLLGPKHQEMAAQAHTNDWRATVATPIKMKRLLALFDQMMPAAREA